Proteins encoded together in one Hevea brasiliensis isolate MT/VB/25A 57/8 chromosome 16, ASM3005281v1, whole genome shotgun sequence window:
- the LOC110657712 gene encoding probable galacturonosyltransferase 14 isoform X2: MQLHISPSMRSITISSSSSNGFIDLMKIKVAARHISYRTLFHTILILAFLLPFVFILTALVTLEGVNKCSSFDCLGRRLGPRLLGRVDDSGRLVKDFYKILNQVNKEEIPDGLKLPDSYNQLVSEIKSNQYDAKTFAFMLRAMLEKFEKEIRESKFAELMNKHFAASSIPKGIHCLSLRLTDEYSSNALARKQLPSPELLPLLSDNSYHHFVLSTDNILAASVVVTSTVQSSLKPEKIVFHVITDKKTYAGMHSWFALNSVSPAIVEVKGVHQFDWLTRENVPVLEAVENSNGIRNYYHGNHIAGANLSTTTPRMFASKLQARSPKYISLLNHLRIYLPELFPNLDKVVFLDDDIVIQRDLSPLWEIDLEGKVNGAVETCKGEDEWVMSKHFKNYFNFSHPLIAKNLNPDECAWAYGMNIFDLRAWRKTNIRETYHSWLKQNLKSNLTMWKLGTLPPALIAFKGHVHPIDPSWHMLGLGYQNNTDIENVKRAAVIHYNGQSKPWLQIGFEHLRPFWTKYVNYSNDFLRNCHILES; the protein is encoded by the exons ATGCAGCTTCACATCTCGCCTAGCATGAGAAGCATCACGATATCGAGCAGCAGCAGCAATGGGTTTATTGACTTGATGAAGATCAAGGTCGCAGCTCGCCACATCTCTTATCGAACCCTTTTCCATACCATCCTCATTCTCGCTTTCCTGTTGCCTTTTGTCTTCATTCTCACCGCTCTTGTCACCCTTGAAGGTGTCAACAAGTGCTCTTCATTTg ATTGTTTAGGTAGGCGACTGGGACCAAGGCTTCTGGGTAGAGTGGATGATTCAGGG AGGCTGGTTAAAGACTTTTACAAGATTCTCAATCAAGTGAACAAAGAGGAAATCCCAGATGGTCTAAAGCTCCCAGATTCTTATAACCAACTTGTGTCTGAAATAAAGAGCAACCAGTATGATGCAAAAACATTTGCTTTCATGCTGAGGGCTATG TTGGAGAAATTTGAAAAGGAAATCAGGGAATCTAAATTTGCAGAGCTGATGAATAAACACTTTGCTGCAAGTTCCATTCCGAAAGGCATCCACTGTCTCTCGCTACGTTTGACTGACGAATATTCCTCCAATGCTCTTGCACGCAAACAATTGCCATCTCCAGAGTTGCTTCCTTTGCTTTCTGACAATTCTTACCATCACTTTGTTCTATCCACTGATAACATTTTAGCTGCTTCAGTTGTTGTCACTTCTACTGTACAGTCGTCTCTAAAACCTGAAAAGATAGTCTTTCATGTCATTACTGACAAGAAAACTTATGCGGGTATGCATTCATGGTTTGCACTAAATTCAGTCTCCCCTGCTATTGTTGAAGTGAAAGGTGTTCACCAGTTTGACTGGTTAACGAGGGAGAATGTTCCGGTGCTTGAAGCTGTAGAGAACTCTAACGGTATCAGGAATTACTACCATGGGAATCACATTGCAGGGGCCAATCTCAGTACTACAACTCCACGAATGTTTGCTTCAAAATTGCAGGCTAGAAGTCCGAAGTACATATCCTTGCTCAACCATCTCCGCATATATTTACCTGAG CTCTTTCCAAACCTTGACAAGGTGGTCTTCTTAGATGATGATATTGTCATCCAGCGTGATTTGTCTCCACTATGGGAAATTGATCTTGAGGGAAAGGTTAATGGAGCTGTTGAAACTTGTAAAGGAGAAGATGAGTGGGTAATGTCCAAGCATTTCAAAAACTACTTCAACTTTTCTCATCCCCTCATTGCAAAGAATTTGAACCCTGATGAATGTGCATGGGCCTATGGAATGAATATATTTGATCTTCGTGCTTGGAGGAAAACAAATATAAGAGAAACCTACCATTCCTGGCTGAAGCAG AACTTGAAGTCAAACCTGACTATGTGGAAACTTGGTACCCTACCACCAGCTTTAATTGCATTTAAAGGTCATGTCCACCCAATTGACCCATCTTGGCATATGCTTGGCTTGGGTTATCAGAATAATACCGATATTGAGAATGTGAAAAGGGCTGCTGTCATTCACTATAATGGCCAGTCAAAACCGTGGCTGCAGATTGGCTTTGAGCATCTACGACCGTTTTGGACCAAGTATGTCAATTACTCCAATGATTTTTTAAGGAACTGCCACATCTTGGAGTCATAG
- the LOC110657712 gene encoding probable galacturonosyltransferase 14 isoform X4, which produces MQLHISPSMRSITISSSSSNGFIDLMKIKVAARHISYRTLFHTILILAFLLPFVFILTALVTLEDCLGRRLGPRLLGRVDDSGRLVKDFYKILNQVNKEEIPDGLKLPDSYNQLVSEIKSNQYDAKTFAFMLRAMLEKFEKEIRESKFAELMNKHFAASSIPKGIHCLSLRLTDEYSSNALARKQLPSPELLPLLSDNSYHHFVLSTDNILAASVVVTSTVQSSLKPEKIVFHVITDKKTYAGMHSWFALNSVSPAIVEVKGVHQFDWLTRENVPVLEAVENSNGIRNYYHGNHIAGANLSTTTPRMFASKLQARSPKYISLLNHLRIYLPELFPNLDKVVFLDDDIVIQRDLSPLWEIDLEGKVNGAVETCKGEDEWVMSKHFKNYFNFSHPLIAKNLNPDECAWAYGMNIFDLRAWRKTNIRETYHSWLKQNLKSNLTMWKLGTLPPALIAFKGHVHPIDPSWHMLGLGYQNNTDIENVKRAAVIHYNGQSKPWLQIGFEHLRPFWTKYVNYSNDFLRNCHILES; this is translated from the exons ATGCAGCTTCACATCTCGCCTAGCATGAGAAGCATCACGATATCGAGCAGCAGCAGCAATGGGTTTATTGACTTGATGAAGATCAAGGTCGCAGCTCGCCACATCTCTTATCGAACCCTTTTCCATACCATCCTCATTCTCGCTTTCCTGTTGCCTTTTGTCTTCATTCTCACCGCTCTTGTCACCCTTGAAG ATTGTTTAGGTAGGCGACTGGGACCAAGGCTTCTGGGTAGAGTGGATGATTCAGGG AGGCTGGTTAAAGACTTTTACAAGATTCTCAATCAAGTGAACAAAGAGGAAATCCCAGATGGTCTAAAGCTCCCAGATTCTTATAACCAACTTGTGTCTGAAATAAAGAGCAACCAGTATGATGCAAAAACATTTGCTTTCATGCTGAGGGCTATG TTGGAGAAATTTGAAAAGGAAATCAGGGAATCTAAATTTGCAGAGCTGATGAATAAACACTTTGCTGCAAGTTCCATTCCGAAAGGCATCCACTGTCTCTCGCTACGTTTGACTGACGAATATTCCTCCAATGCTCTTGCACGCAAACAATTGCCATCTCCAGAGTTGCTTCCTTTGCTTTCTGACAATTCTTACCATCACTTTGTTCTATCCACTGATAACATTTTAGCTGCTTCAGTTGTTGTCACTTCTACTGTACAGTCGTCTCTAAAACCTGAAAAGATAGTCTTTCATGTCATTACTGACAAGAAAACTTATGCGGGTATGCATTCATGGTTTGCACTAAATTCAGTCTCCCCTGCTATTGTTGAAGTGAAAGGTGTTCACCAGTTTGACTGGTTAACGAGGGAGAATGTTCCGGTGCTTGAAGCTGTAGAGAACTCTAACGGTATCAGGAATTACTACCATGGGAATCACATTGCAGGGGCCAATCTCAGTACTACAACTCCACGAATGTTTGCTTCAAAATTGCAGGCTAGAAGTCCGAAGTACATATCCTTGCTCAACCATCTCCGCATATATTTACCTGAG CTCTTTCCAAACCTTGACAAGGTGGTCTTCTTAGATGATGATATTGTCATCCAGCGTGATTTGTCTCCACTATGGGAAATTGATCTTGAGGGAAAGGTTAATGGAGCTGTTGAAACTTGTAAAGGAGAAGATGAGTGGGTAATGTCCAAGCATTTCAAAAACTACTTCAACTTTTCTCATCCCCTCATTGCAAAGAATTTGAACCCTGATGAATGTGCATGGGCCTATGGAATGAATATATTTGATCTTCGTGCTTGGAGGAAAACAAATATAAGAGAAACCTACCATTCCTGGCTGAAGCAG AACTTGAAGTCAAACCTGACTATGTGGAAACTTGGTACCCTACCACCAGCTTTAATTGCATTTAAAGGTCATGTCCACCCAATTGACCCATCTTGGCATATGCTTGGCTTGGGTTATCAGAATAATACCGATATTGAGAATGTGAAAAGGGCTGCTGTCATTCACTATAATGGCCAGTCAAAACCGTGGCTGCAGATTGGCTTTGAGCATCTACGACCGTTTTGGACCAAGTATGTCAATTACTCCAATGATTTTTTAAGGAACTGCCACATCTTGGAGTCATAG
- the LOC110657712 gene encoding probable galacturonosyltransferase 13 isoform X1, with product MQLHISPSMRSITISSSSSNGFIDLMKIKVAARHISYRTLFHTILILAFLLPFVFILTALVTLEGVNKCSSFDCLGRRLGPRLLGRVDDSGQRLVKDFYKILNQVNKEEIPDGLKLPDSYNQLVSEIKSNQYDAKTFAFMLRAMLEKFEKEIRESKFAELMNKHFAASSIPKGIHCLSLRLTDEYSSNALARKQLPSPELLPLLSDNSYHHFVLSTDNILAASVVVTSTVQSSLKPEKIVFHVITDKKTYAGMHSWFALNSVSPAIVEVKGVHQFDWLTRENVPVLEAVENSNGIRNYYHGNHIAGANLSTTTPRMFASKLQARSPKYISLLNHLRIYLPELFPNLDKVVFLDDDIVIQRDLSPLWEIDLEGKVNGAVETCKGEDEWVMSKHFKNYFNFSHPLIAKNLNPDECAWAYGMNIFDLRAWRKTNIRETYHSWLKQNLKSNLTMWKLGTLPPALIAFKGHVHPIDPSWHMLGLGYQNNTDIENVKRAAVIHYNGQSKPWLQIGFEHLRPFWTKYVNYSNDFLRNCHILES from the exons ATGCAGCTTCACATCTCGCCTAGCATGAGAAGCATCACGATATCGAGCAGCAGCAGCAATGGGTTTATTGACTTGATGAAGATCAAGGTCGCAGCTCGCCACATCTCTTATCGAACCCTTTTCCATACCATCCTCATTCTCGCTTTCCTGTTGCCTTTTGTCTTCATTCTCACCGCTCTTGTCACCCTTGAAGGTGTCAACAAGTGCTCTTCATTTg ATTGTTTAGGTAGGCGACTGGGACCAAGGCTTCTGGGTAGAGTGGATGATTCAGGG CAGAGGCTGGTTAAAGACTTTTACAAGATTCTCAATCAAGTGAACAAAGAGGAAATCCCAGATGGTCTAAAGCTCCCAGATTCTTATAACCAACTTGTGTCTGAAATAAAGAGCAACCAGTATGATGCAAAAACATTTGCTTTCATGCTGAGGGCTATG TTGGAGAAATTTGAAAAGGAAATCAGGGAATCTAAATTTGCAGAGCTGATGAATAAACACTTTGCTGCAAGTTCCATTCCGAAAGGCATCCACTGTCTCTCGCTACGTTTGACTGACGAATATTCCTCCAATGCTCTTGCACGCAAACAATTGCCATCTCCAGAGTTGCTTCCTTTGCTTTCTGACAATTCTTACCATCACTTTGTTCTATCCACTGATAACATTTTAGCTGCTTCAGTTGTTGTCACTTCTACTGTACAGTCGTCTCTAAAACCTGAAAAGATAGTCTTTCATGTCATTACTGACAAGAAAACTTATGCGGGTATGCATTCATGGTTTGCACTAAATTCAGTCTCCCCTGCTATTGTTGAAGTGAAAGGTGTTCACCAGTTTGACTGGTTAACGAGGGAGAATGTTCCGGTGCTTGAAGCTGTAGAGAACTCTAACGGTATCAGGAATTACTACCATGGGAATCACATTGCAGGGGCCAATCTCAGTACTACAACTCCACGAATGTTTGCTTCAAAATTGCAGGCTAGAAGTCCGAAGTACATATCCTTGCTCAACCATCTCCGCATATATTTACCTGAG CTCTTTCCAAACCTTGACAAGGTGGTCTTCTTAGATGATGATATTGTCATCCAGCGTGATTTGTCTCCACTATGGGAAATTGATCTTGAGGGAAAGGTTAATGGAGCTGTTGAAACTTGTAAAGGAGAAGATGAGTGGGTAATGTCCAAGCATTTCAAAAACTACTTCAACTTTTCTCATCCCCTCATTGCAAAGAATTTGAACCCTGATGAATGTGCATGGGCCTATGGAATGAATATATTTGATCTTCGTGCTTGGAGGAAAACAAATATAAGAGAAACCTACCATTCCTGGCTGAAGCAG AACTTGAAGTCAAACCTGACTATGTGGAAACTTGGTACCCTACCACCAGCTTTAATTGCATTTAAAGGTCATGTCCACCCAATTGACCCATCTTGGCATATGCTTGGCTTGGGTTATCAGAATAATACCGATATTGAGAATGTGAAAAGGGCTGCTGTCATTCACTATAATGGCCAGTCAAAACCGTGGCTGCAGATTGGCTTTGAGCATCTACGACCGTTTTGGACCAAGTATGTCAATTACTCCAATGATTTTTTAAGGAACTGCCACATCTTGGAGTCATAG
- the LOC110657709 gene encoding chaperone protein ClpB3, chloroplastic, producing MAATTTASFSGISLCPPFPHQSIRNALFLQSLSFPAKRNSLKRLSLKRTGFGYERISRNRRSFVVRCDASNGRITQQEFTEMAWQGIVSSPDVAKENKHQIVETEHLMKALLEQKNGLARRIFSKAGVDNTRLLEATDKFIQRQPKVLGESAGSMLGRDLEALIQRAREYKKDYRDSFVSVEHLVLAFTQDQRFGKQLFRDFQISLQTLRSAIESIRGRQSVIDQDPEGKYEALEKYGKDLTAMAKAGKLDPVIGRDDEIRRCIQILSRRTKNNPVLIGEPGVGKTAISEGLAQRIVQGDVPQALMNRKLISLDMGALIAGAKYRGEFEDRLKAVLKEVTESDGQIILFIDEIHTVVGAGATNGAMDAGNLLKPMLGRGELRCIGATTLDEYRKYIEKDPALERRFQQVYVDQPSVEDTISILRGLRERYELHHGVRISDSALVEAAILSDRYISGRFLPDKAIDLVDEAAAKLKMEITSKPTALDEIDRSVLKLEMEKLSLTNDTDRASKDRLSRLEAELSLLKKKQAELTEQWEHEKTVMTRIQSIKEEIDRVNLEIQQAEREYDLNRAAELKYGSLNSLQRQLESAEKELDEYMKSGKSMLREEVTGDDIAEVVSKWTGIPVSKLKQSEKEKLLHLEEELHKRVVGQDPAVKSVAEAIQRSRAGLSDPRRPIASFMFMGPTGVGKTELAKALASYMFNTEEALVRIDMSEYMEKHAVSRLIGAPPGYVGYEEGGQLTETIRRRPYAVILFDEIEKAHSDVFNVFLQILDDGRVTDSQGRTVSFTNTVIVMTSNVGSQYILDTDDDLPKEVAYETIKQRVLEAARSVFRPEFMNRVDEYIVFQPLDRNQINSIVRLQLERVQQRIADRKMRMQVSEAAVELLGSLGYDPNYGARPVKRVIQQYVENELAKGILRGEFKEEDTILADTEVTAFSNGQLPQQKLVFKRLEIDAYASAAENQAVSQTL from the exons ATGGCTGCGACAACTACGGCGTCGTTTAGTGGAATAAGTCTTTGTCCTCCGTTTCCACATCAGAGTATTAGGAACGCGTTGTTTTTGCAGTCTTTAAGCTTCCCTGCAAAACGGAATTCTCTCAAGCGTCTTTCGTTGAAGAGGACTGGCTTTGGTTATGAGAGGATTTCGAGGAATCGAAGGTCCTTCGTCGTTAGATGTGATGCCTCTAATGGAAGG ATTACTCAGCAAGAATTTACGGAAATGGCATGGCAAGGAATTGTTTCTTCTCCTGATGTAGCCAAAGAGAACAAGCATCAGATAGTGGAGACAGAGCATTTGATGAAAGCTCTATTGGAGCAGAAAAATGGGCTTGCTCGTCGGATCTTTTCAAAAGCTGGGGTTGATAATACTCGTCTTTTAGAAGCTACTGATAAGTTTATCCAACGGCAACCGAAG GTTCTTGGTGAATCTGCTGGTTCAATGTTAGGACGTGACTTGGAGGCTTTGATACAGCGAGCTAGGGAATACAAGAAAGACTACCGGGATTCATTTGTTTCTGTCGAGCATTTAGTTCTTGCTTTCACTCAGGATCAACGATTCGGGAAGCAGTTGTTTAGGGATTTTCAGATCTCTCTTCAGACACTGAGATCTGCAATAGAATCAATAAGGGGACGCCAATCAGTTATAGACCAAG ATCCTGAAGGGAAGTATGAAGCACTTGAGAAATATGGAAAAGATTTGACAGCTATGGCAAAAGCAGGAAAGCTTGACCCTGTCATCGGAAGGGATGATGAGATACGTAGATGTATTCAGATTCTCTCTAGGAGAACAAAGAACAATCCTGTGCTGATTGGTGAACCAGGTGTTGGGAAAACTGCAATTTCTGAAGG ACTGGCCCAGAGAATTGTGCAAGGGGATGTACCTCAAGCTCTGATGAACAGGAAG CTAATATCACTTGACATGGGTGCACTCATTGCTGGGGCAAAATATCGGGGAGAATTTGAAGATAGACTGAAGGCTGTACTTAAGGAAGTTACAGAGTCAGATGGTCAGATTATCCTTTTTATTGATGAGATACACACAGTTGTCGGGGCAG GTGCTACAAATGGTGCAATGGATGCGGGCAATCTCTTGAAGCCAATGCTTGGTCGGGGAGAGTTAAGGTGTATTGGTGCAACAACACTGGATGAATATCGAAAATATATTGAGAAGGACCCAGCCTTGGAGCGTCGTTTCCAGCAAGTTTATGTTGATCAACCTTCAGTGGAGGATACAATTTCCATTCTTCGGGGACTACGTGAAAGATATGAGCTGCATCATGGAGTTCGCATTTCTGACAGTGCACTTGTGGAAGCTGCAATTCTCTCTGACCGTTACATTAGTGGAAGATTTTTACCTGACAAAG CTATTGATCTAGTTGATGAAGCAGCAGCAAAACTGAAAATGGAGATCACTTCGAAGCCTACTGCTCTTGATGAAATTGACCGTTCAGTATTGAAATTGGAGATGGAGAAGCTATCTCTTACAAATGATACAGATAGAGCTTCAAAAGATCGGTTGAGCCGTCTTGAGGCTGAATTGTCCCTGTTGAAAAAGAAACAAGCGGAGCTGACAGAGCAATGGGAGCACGAGAAGACAGTCATGACTCGCATTCAGTCAATTAAGGAAGAG ATAGACAGGGTAAATCTTGAGATTCAGCAGGCTGAGCGTGAGTATGATCTTAATCGTGCTGCTGAACTGAAGTATGGCAGCCTGAACTCTTTGCAACGCCAGCTTGAAAGTGCTGAGAAAGAGTTGGATGAGTATATGAAATCTGGAAAGTCCATGCTTAGAGAAGAAGTTACAGGAGACGATATTGCTGAAGTTGTTAGCAAATGGACTGGCATCCCTGTTTCAAAGCTCAAACAATCAGAGAAAGAGAAGCTTCTACATTTGGAGGAAGAGCTGCACAAACGTGTGGTGGGTCAGGATCCTGCAGTGAAATCAGTAGCTGAGGCAATTCAAAGATCTCGTGCTGGTCTTTCAGATCCTCGGCGTCCAATAGCTAGCTTTATGTTCATGGGTCCTACTGGTGTTGGAAAAACAGAACTAGCTAAAGCACTAGCTTCCTATATGTTCAATACTGAAGAAGCCCTTGTGCGAATTGACATGAGTGAATACATGGAAAAGCATGCAGTTTCACGGTTGATAGGTGCCCCACCTGGTTATGTAGGATATGAGGAGGGGGGACAGTTGACAGAGACAATTCGAAGGAGGCCATATGCAGTTATTCTCTTTGATGAGATAGAGAAGGCCCATTCTGATGTGTTCAATGTCTTCCTTCAGATTTTGGATGATGGGAGGGTGACGGATTCGCAGGGTCGCACTGTTAGTTTCACTAACACAGTCATCGTCATGACTTCCAATGTGGGTTCACAATACATACTTGACACAGATGATGACTTGCCAAAGGAGGTAGCTTACGAAACTATCAAGCAAAGGGTGTTGGAAGCTGCAAGATCAGTCTTTCGACCTGAATTCATGAACAGGGTGGATGAGTACATAGTTTTCCAGCCGCTGGATCGCAATCAGATAAACAGCATTGTCAGATTACAG TTGGAACGCGTGCAGCAGAGGATTGCAGACAGGAAGATGAGGATGCAGGTCAGTGAGGCAGCTGTCGAGCTTTTAGGGAGTCTTGGATATGACCCCAACTATGGAGCTAGGCCAGTCAAGCGGGTGATTCAGCAGTATGTTGAAAATGAACTTGCCAAGGGCATCTTAAGAGGGGAATTTAAGGAAGAGGACACTATATTAGCAGATACAGAGGTTACAGCATTTTCCAATGGCCAGCTTCCCCAGCAAAAGCTAGTCTTCAAGCGGCTAGAAATTGATGCATATGCTTCAGCTGCAGAAAACCAAGCCGTTTCACAGACTCTTTGA
- the LOC110657712 gene encoding probable galacturonosyltransferase 13 isoform X3, with protein sequence MQLHISPSMRSITISSSSSNGFIDLMKIKVAARHISYRTLFHTILILAFLLPFVFILTALVTLEDCLGRRLGPRLLGRVDDSGQRLVKDFYKILNQVNKEEIPDGLKLPDSYNQLVSEIKSNQYDAKTFAFMLRAMLEKFEKEIRESKFAELMNKHFAASSIPKGIHCLSLRLTDEYSSNALARKQLPSPELLPLLSDNSYHHFVLSTDNILAASVVVTSTVQSSLKPEKIVFHVITDKKTYAGMHSWFALNSVSPAIVEVKGVHQFDWLTRENVPVLEAVENSNGIRNYYHGNHIAGANLSTTTPRMFASKLQARSPKYISLLNHLRIYLPELFPNLDKVVFLDDDIVIQRDLSPLWEIDLEGKVNGAVETCKGEDEWVMSKHFKNYFNFSHPLIAKNLNPDECAWAYGMNIFDLRAWRKTNIRETYHSWLKQNLKSNLTMWKLGTLPPALIAFKGHVHPIDPSWHMLGLGYQNNTDIENVKRAAVIHYNGQSKPWLQIGFEHLRPFWTKYVNYSNDFLRNCHILES encoded by the exons ATGCAGCTTCACATCTCGCCTAGCATGAGAAGCATCACGATATCGAGCAGCAGCAGCAATGGGTTTATTGACTTGATGAAGATCAAGGTCGCAGCTCGCCACATCTCTTATCGAACCCTTTTCCATACCATCCTCATTCTCGCTTTCCTGTTGCCTTTTGTCTTCATTCTCACCGCTCTTGTCACCCTTGAAG ATTGTTTAGGTAGGCGACTGGGACCAAGGCTTCTGGGTAGAGTGGATGATTCAGGG CAGAGGCTGGTTAAAGACTTTTACAAGATTCTCAATCAAGTGAACAAAGAGGAAATCCCAGATGGTCTAAAGCTCCCAGATTCTTATAACCAACTTGTGTCTGAAATAAAGAGCAACCAGTATGATGCAAAAACATTTGCTTTCATGCTGAGGGCTATG TTGGAGAAATTTGAAAAGGAAATCAGGGAATCTAAATTTGCAGAGCTGATGAATAAACACTTTGCTGCAAGTTCCATTCCGAAAGGCATCCACTGTCTCTCGCTACGTTTGACTGACGAATATTCCTCCAATGCTCTTGCACGCAAACAATTGCCATCTCCAGAGTTGCTTCCTTTGCTTTCTGACAATTCTTACCATCACTTTGTTCTATCCACTGATAACATTTTAGCTGCTTCAGTTGTTGTCACTTCTACTGTACAGTCGTCTCTAAAACCTGAAAAGATAGTCTTTCATGTCATTACTGACAAGAAAACTTATGCGGGTATGCATTCATGGTTTGCACTAAATTCAGTCTCCCCTGCTATTGTTGAAGTGAAAGGTGTTCACCAGTTTGACTGGTTAACGAGGGAGAATGTTCCGGTGCTTGAAGCTGTAGAGAACTCTAACGGTATCAGGAATTACTACCATGGGAATCACATTGCAGGGGCCAATCTCAGTACTACAACTCCACGAATGTTTGCTTCAAAATTGCAGGCTAGAAGTCCGAAGTACATATCCTTGCTCAACCATCTCCGCATATATTTACCTGAG CTCTTTCCAAACCTTGACAAGGTGGTCTTCTTAGATGATGATATTGTCATCCAGCGTGATTTGTCTCCACTATGGGAAATTGATCTTGAGGGAAAGGTTAATGGAGCTGTTGAAACTTGTAAAGGAGAAGATGAGTGGGTAATGTCCAAGCATTTCAAAAACTACTTCAACTTTTCTCATCCCCTCATTGCAAAGAATTTGAACCCTGATGAATGTGCATGGGCCTATGGAATGAATATATTTGATCTTCGTGCTTGGAGGAAAACAAATATAAGAGAAACCTACCATTCCTGGCTGAAGCAG AACTTGAAGTCAAACCTGACTATGTGGAAACTTGGTACCCTACCACCAGCTTTAATTGCATTTAAAGGTCATGTCCACCCAATTGACCCATCTTGGCATATGCTTGGCTTGGGTTATCAGAATAATACCGATATTGAGAATGTGAAAAGGGCTGCTGTCATTCACTATAATGGCCAGTCAAAACCGTGGCTGCAGATTGGCTTTGAGCATCTACGACCGTTTTGGACCAAGTATGTCAATTACTCCAATGATTTTTTAAGGAACTGCCACATCTTGGAGTCATAG
- the LOC110657711 gene encoding membrane-anchored ubiquitin-fold protein 2 gives MAGVQDQLEIKFRLTDGSDIGPKTFPAATSVATLKESILSQWPKEKENSPRTVKDLKLISAGKILENNITVGECRSPLCDIPGGVTTMHVVVQPSSLDKEKKSISQSKQNKCVCVIL, from the exons ATGGCTGGGGTGCAAGATCAGTTAGAGATCAAGTTTCGATTGACTGATGGATCTGATATTGGTCCCAAAACCTTTCCTGCTGCCACAAGTGTTGCAACCTTGAAGGAGAGTATTCTCTCTCAATGGCCTAAAG AGAAGGAGAATAGTCCAAGGACAGTGAAAGATCTCAAGTTAATAAGTGCGGGAAAAATACTGGAGAACAACATAACTGTGGGGGAATGCCGGAGCCCCCTGTGTGATATCCCTGGTGGCGTTACAACCATGCATGTAGTTGTTCAACCATCTTCCTTGGATAAAG AAAAGAAATCAATCAGCCAATCAAAGCAGaacaaatgtgtttgtgttatattATAA